One region of Calditrichota bacterium genomic DNA includes:
- the dinB gene encoding DNA polymerase IV, with protein MKRAASMPLYLHVDMDAFFVSVEMRDDPTLKGHPAVVGGGSGNKGIITAANYEARKYGLKAGMTVVEARRKCPKCIFVPMHVEKYIDASRKVFALLDRFSPDVKVLSVDEASVEISGLYRLFGPPEEIGRRIRMAIRENVNLPATVGIASNRLIAKVAADLAKPDGLSYVPPGTEAAFLSPLPVKEMAGIGPATEAALTRLGITTLGRLSHAPLDIMKSHFGVVGEWLVGMAKGEYVGRMELDDQRGEVERSMGHERTFEAPLTNRDDLRAWIVALAEMVGRRLRRAKLGGKVLTLRLRYNDFETLSHQSALIYYTNDEQDMIEEGWRLLDQIWQVGRAVRLVGISLGGLKPWSEVGRQMNLFFVRDPVRREELYKALDTVKNRFGDKAILRAMGLKWRVRRRVISFGHIPQ; from the coding sequence TTGAAGCGCGCTGCGTCAATGCCTCTCTACCTGCACGTCGATATGGACGCCTTTTTCGTATCGGTCGAGATGCGCGACGATCCGACCCTGAAGGGACATCCCGCAGTTGTCGGAGGCGGCAGCGGCAACAAGGGGATCATCACCGCGGCCAACTACGAGGCGCGCAAGTATGGCCTAAAGGCCGGGATGACGGTTGTCGAAGCGCGCCGGAAATGCCCGAAGTGCATCTTCGTCCCGATGCACGTTGAGAAGTATATCGACGCTTCGCGCAAGGTATTCGCGCTGCTCGATCGCTTCTCGCCTGATGTAAAGGTGCTTTCGGTGGACGAGGCCTCGGTCGAGATATCGGGTCTCTACCGGCTCTTCGGGCCGCCTGAGGAGATCGGACGGAGGATTCGGATGGCCATTCGCGAAAACGTCAATCTTCCCGCGACGGTCGGCATCGCGTCGAACCGCTTGATCGCCAAGGTTGCCGCCGACCTCGCCAAGCCGGACGGCCTCTCCTACGTCCCGCCCGGCACGGAAGCCGCCTTCCTCAGTCCGCTTCCGGTGAAGGAAATGGCCGGCATCGGACCGGCCACCGAAGCCGCGCTTACCCGGCTCGGCATCACCACCCTCGGACGCCTCAGCCATGCGCCGCTAGACATAATGAAGTCGCACTTCGGCGTGGTCGGAGAGTGGCTCGTCGGAATGGCGAAGGGGGAGTATGTCGGGCGGATGGAACTCGACGACCAGCGCGGCGAAGTCGAGCGCTCGATGGGACACGAGCGGACTTTCGAGGCGCCGCTGACAAACCGCGACGACCTCCGGGCTTGGATCGTGGCATTGGCCGAAATGGTCGGACGCCGCCTCAGGCGAGCGAAATTGGGTGGCAAGGTGTTGACTTTACGCCTGCGATACAACGATTTTGAAACGCTCTCCCATCAATCCGCGCTGATCTACTATACCAACGATGAGCAGGATATGATCGAGGAAGGCTGGCGGCTGCTCGACCAGATTTGGCAGGTCGGTCGCGCTGTCCGTCTGGTGGGCATATCCCTTGGCGGTTTGAAGCCCTGGAGCGAAGTCGGGCGGCAGATGAACCTCTTCTTTGTCCGCGATCCGGTCCGCCGTGAAGAACTCTACAAAGCCCTCGACACCGTCAAGAACCGGTTCGGCGACAAGGCAATTCTGCGGGCGATGGGGCTGAAGTGGCGCGTCCGTCGCCGGGTGATCTCCTTCGGGCATATTCCGCAATAG